The following proteins are co-located in the Candidatus Baltobacteraceae bacterium genome:
- a CDS encoding TadE/TadG family type IV pilus assembly protein → MQVAAKWPSQRGQALAETALILPLFLLLLYGVMWVVRAGVVNERVQIAVRYSGLVSNQSSPYVEYSIYALYNNLEGIGSPPTLACSVPDSAALQNIAPFPGPQTSAFWQPGTTAGTCRSDHASLQGGGLIQPQVFTHTLSSITSQTPIEGGLLTSALGSTAQQVSASQNYLDAPGLGTVLVCFPEIDDAVSASLQNTAPILPVGSIAPLPAILPTTPLTLSGSC, encoded by the coding sequence ATGCAAGTAGCCGCGAAATGGCCATCCCAGCGCGGACAGGCGTTGGCCGAGACCGCGCTCATCCTTCCACTCTTCTTACTGCTGCTCTACGGCGTGATGTGGGTCGTTCGAGCCGGGGTGGTCAACGAACGTGTCCAGATTGCCGTGCGCTACAGTGGGCTGGTTTCTAACCAAAGCTCGCCCTATGTTGAGTACAGCATCTACGCGCTCTACAACAATCTTGAGGGGATCGGCTCGCCGCCGACCCTCGCGTGCTCCGTACCGGATTCGGCTGCCCTGCAAAACATCGCACCATTCCCAGGGCCGCAGACCAGCGCGTTCTGGCAACCCGGAACGACCGCCGGAACCTGCCGTTCGGACCATGCATCGCTGCAAGGCGGCGGCCTGATTCAACCGCAGGTCTTCACGCATACGCTTTCTTCTATTACCTCGCAAACGCCGATCGAAGGCGGGTTACTCACGAGCGCGCTCGGCTCGACCGCCCAGCAGGTTTCCGCAAGTCAAAACTACCTCGATGCACCGGGCCTCGGTACGGTACTCGTATGTTTCCCGGAGATCGACGATGCAGTATCGGCGTCGTTGCAAAATACGGCGCCGATTCTGCCGGTAGGCTCGATCGCACCATTACCCGCGATCCTGCCGACGA
- a CDS encoding Tad domain-containing protein, with protein sequence MHGQRGQTLPVWAFGILTVLTLVAFSLSYGSMIQWQIRAQNAADSAARGVLSIQATQWNEMESTLQAAAVEEYRIRSITQGLLMAIHGDGGCDASVSTGSASCEVIYENLRAQYLNSVSRYTSDVTLLHRIMRPTFDDQVSAVKTSLALYQQNCGQNNGGDCGFNYTLVVARPRVDQFLEDVYADCCSFVVGGGLPANPALSRNFTPMEIEVVACANVQSPFPAFLSFKAPTYTAIGRAAATTIMATQEFIYPGTIINPRTNQPFQAVEYPDSATNQAIFGAPNNDFWYRVDYGGNPATSDGKAGFIYVPGSDGLLTADGWWSSIAINPFAGKLNLGVDFQCK encoded by the coding sequence ACGGCTCGATGATCCAATGGCAAATCCGAGCCCAGAATGCAGCCGATTCGGCGGCGCGGGGCGTCCTTTCGATCCAGGCGACGCAATGGAATGAAATGGAATCCACCCTTCAAGCCGCAGCCGTCGAAGAATACCGCATTCGATCGATCACCCAAGGCTTGCTCATGGCTATCCACGGTGACGGCGGATGCGATGCGAGCGTTTCTACCGGATCGGCAAGCTGCGAAGTTATATACGAAAATTTACGCGCGCAGTACTTGAATTCGGTCTCACGATACACATCCGACGTAACCCTTCTTCACCGCATCATGCGACCCACGTTCGACGATCAAGTATCGGCGGTCAAAACCTCCCTCGCGCTCTATCAGCAAAATTGCGGACAGAACAACGGCGGGGACTGCGGATTCAATTATACGCTCGTAGTCGCTCGACCGCGCGTAGATCAGTTTCTCGAGGACGTCTACGCCGATTGCTGCAGCTTCGTCGTCGGCGGCGGCCTGCCGGCAAATCCGGCACTTAGCCGAAACTTCACCCCGATGGAGATCGAGGTCGTCGCTTGCGCCAACGTGCAGTCGCCGTTCCCCGCATTTCTTAGCTTCAAGGCTCCGACGTATACGGCCATCGGCCGGGCCGCCGCGACGACCATTATGGCGACGCAAGAGTTTATCTATCCAGGAACGATCATAAATCCGCGAACCAATCAACCATTTCAGGCCGTCGAATATCCCGACAGCGCGACGAATCAGGCGATCTTCGGTGCGCCGAACAACGACTTCTGGTACCGAGTCGATTATGGCGGAAACCCCGCAACGTCCGACGGCAAAGCCGGGTTCATCTACGTTCCGGGCAGCGACGGCTTGCTGACGGCCGATGGGTGGTGGAGTTCGATCGCCATCAATCCATTCGCCGGCAAATTAAATCTTGGAGTCGACTTCCAATGCAAGTAG